In the Vitis vinifera cultivar Pinot Noir 40024 chromosome 2, ASM3070453v1 genome, one interval contains:
- the LOC132255316 gene encoding geraniol 8-hydroxylase-like, translated as MVSHHLERTTTTISSYWTWWWEATSKKDHVNQAVFTVLIAIFATLWYLWASRRARKRTAPLPPGPRGLPIVGYLPYLGSNLHHSFAELADIYGPIFKLWLGNRLCIVLSSPSLAKEVARDQDIIFANRDPPVAALIASYGRLDIAWSPYGSYWRNLRKLFVREMLSNNILDRCHAHRRYEVRKTITNVYNKIGTPMEIGKLSFQTELNVMTRSLWGNTIEGLEDSVTAVSFRELSNEMMRWLGKPNISDFFPVLARFDIQGVEREMKKVFLSVDQILDRIIEQRMKLDTAKEKRTSNNREEKDFLQFLLDVKEQEATETPITRTKVKALLVDILVGGTDTTATTIEWAMAEMMSNPETMRKAQEELADVVGMTNIVEESHLPKLKYMDAVMKETLRLHPAVPLLIPKCPSESCTVGGYTVPKGTKVFVNVWAMHRDPKYWDNPSEFKPERFLTDSSRWDYRGNNFQYLPFGSGRRVCPGIPLAERMIIYLLASLLHSFDWQLIAKGEDLDLSEQFGIVVKKRTPLIVIPTKRLPNSALYA; from the exons ATGGTCTCTCATCATTTAGAGAGGACTACTACTACAATTTCCAGCTACTGGACATGGTGGTGGGAGGCTACCAGCAAGAAAGACCATGTAAATCAAGCAGTTTTCACCGTTCTTATTGCCATATTTGCAACCTTATGGTACTTATGGGCATCTCGGAGGGCGAGGAAAAGAACAGCTCCATTGCCGCCTGGCCCTCGTGGCTTGCCAATAGTTGGATATCTCCCATATCTGGGTTCCAACCTGCATCATTCATTTGCAGAATTGGCTGATATCTATGGTCCAATCTTCAAGCTCTGGCTTGGAAACAGGCTGTGTATAGTGTTAAGCTCGCCATCCCTTGCCAAGGAAGTGGCACGGGACCAAGACATAATATTTGCTAACCGTGACCCACCAGTTGCAGCATTAATTGCTTCATATGGTAGGCTTGATATTGCATGGTCTCCCTATGGTTCCTATTGGCGCAATTTGCGCAAGTTATTTGTAAGAGAGATGCTAAGTAACAACATCCTTGACCGCTGCCATGCCCACAGGAGATACGAGGTGAGGAAGACTATCACAAATGTGTATAACAAGATTGGCACACCCATGGAAATTGGCAAATTGTCATTTCAGACTGAACTCAATGTCATGACTCGTTCTTTGTGGGGCAACACAATTGAAGGCCTGGAGGACAGTGTGACGGCAGTTTCCTTCCGGGAGTTGTCAAATGAAATGATGAGATGGTTGGGAAAGCCAAACATCTCTGATTTTTTTCCAGTGCTTGCTAGGTTTGATATACAAGGCGTGGAAAGAGAAATGAAGAAGGTCTTCCTCTCTGTTGATCAGATTTTGGATCGCATCATCGAACAAAGGATGAAACTGGACACCGCAAAAGAAAAGAGGACCTCTAACAACAGAGAAGAGAAGGATTTTCTGCAGTTCCTCTTGGACGTCAAGGAGCAGGAAGCCACTGAAACACCAATCACCAGGACAAAAGTCAAGGCCTTGTTAGTG GACATCCTGGTAGGCGGGACTGACACAACAGCAACAACAATAGAGTGGGCGATGGCAGAGATGATGAGCAATCCAGAGACAATGAGAAAAGCCCAAGAAGAATTAGCTGATGTTGTAGGGATGACCAATATTGTGGAAGAGTCCCATCTGCCCAAACTAAAATATATGGATGCGGTTATGAAGGAGACGCTGCGGTTACACCCGGCAGTCCCACTCTTAATCCCCAAGTGTCCAAGCGAATCTTGCACTGTAGGTGGGTACACTGTACCCAAGGGTACTAAGGTGTTCGTCAATGTCTGGGCAATGCATAGGGATCCAAAGTATTGGGACAATCCCTCCGAGTTCAAGCCTGAGAGATTCTTAACTGACTCTAGCAGATGGGACTACAGAGGCAACAATTTCCAATATCTTCCTTTCGGATCGGGGAGAAGGGTTTGTCCCGGGATCCCCTTAGCAGAGCGAATGATAATATACTTGTTGGCGTCCCTCTTGCATTCATTTGATTGGCAATTGATCGCTAAGGGTGAAGACCTTGATCTTTCAGAGCAATTTGGAATTGTCGTGAAGAAGAGGACACCGCTCATTGTCATCCCCACCAAAAGGCTACCCAACTCGGCTCTCTACGcttaa
- the LOC100244845 gene encoding UDP-glucuronate 4-epimerase 3, producing the protein MSQHMDNIPSTPGKFKSDKYHYIHRFRSHSSLAKLILWSLFFFSVICFFFLLSPTSPTSPPADRSRRVLANYTWGGPEWEKKVRQSARVRSDHGHTVLVTGGAGFVGSHVSAALKRRGDGVIGLDNFNNYYDPELKRHRRDLLERAGVFVVEGDINDSELLRKLFDVVAFTHVMHLAAQAGVRYAMQNPKSYVNSNIAGLVNLLEVCKSADPQPAIVWASSSSVYGLNSKVPFSEKDRTDRPASLYAATKKAGEAIAHTYNHIYGLSITGLRFFTVYGPWGRPDMAYFFFTRDILTGKPITIFEGPDHGSVARDFTYIDDIVKGCLASLDTAKKSTGTGGKKKGAAQFRIFNLGNTSPVDVSKLVSILEKLLKVKAKRRVLPMPRNGDVQYTHANISLAQRELGYKPTTDLESGLKKFVRWYITYQSKSKKKSSW; encoded by the coding sequence ATGTCGCAGCACATGGACAACATCCCCTCCACGCCCGGAAAATTCAAGTCCGACAAGTATCACTACATTCACCGATTCCGATCCCACTCGTCTCTCGCCAAGCTCATTCTCTGGTCATTATTCTTCTTCAGCGTCATTTGCTTTTTCTTTCTGTTATCGCCTACGTCGCCGACGTCCCCTCCCGCTGACCGGTCTCGCCGGGTTCTGGCGAACTATACTTGGGGAGGTCCCGAATGGGAAAAGAAGGTGCGGCAATCGGCGCGTGTACGCTCTGATCACGGCCATACCGTGCTGGTGACCGGTGGCGCCGGCTTCGTCGGTAGCCACGTCTCTGCAGCGCTGAAGCGGCGGGGAGATGGCGTTATCGGCCTCGACAATTTTAACAACTACTACGACCCGGAACTGAAGCGCCACCGCCGCGACCTGCTTGAGCGCGCCGGCGTGTTTGTGGTGGAAGGCGATATCAATGACTCGGAGCTTCTTAGGAAGCTCTTCGATGTGGTCGCGTTCACACACGTAATGCACCTTGCTGCTCAGGCCGGTGTTCGCTACGCAATGCAGAATCCTAAGTCATATGTCAACAGTAACATTGCTGGGCTTGTGAATCTTCTTGAAGTTTGTAAATCTGCGGACCCGCAGCCAGCTATCGTCTGGGCATCTTCGAGCTCTGTTTATGGGCTTAATTCTAAGGTGCCCTTCTCGGAAAAAGATCGAACGGACCGTCCGGCGAGCCTATACGCAGCGACAAAGAAAGCAGGTGAAGCCATTGCTCATACATATAATCATATATACGGTCTTTCAATTACTGGCTTGCGATTTTTCACCGTGTACGGACCGTGGGGCAGGCCAGATATGGCATATTTCTTCTTTACTCGAGATATTCTCACAGGGAAGCCAATTACGATCTTTGAAGGGCCAGATCATGGATCTGTTGCTAGAGATTTTACATACATTGATGATATAGTGAAGGGGTGTTTGGCATCATTGGATACCGCGAAGAAAAGTACAGGTACTGGTGGTAAGAAGAAGGGGGCGGCTCAATTTCGGATTTTCAATTTGGGGAACACGTCGCCGGTGGATGTGAGCAAGCTGGTGAGCATACTGGAGAAGCTTTTGAAGGTGAAAGCAAAAAGGAGGGTGTTGCCCATGCCCAGGAATGGAGATGTGCAGTATACACATGCGAATATAAGTTTGGCACAGAGGGAGCTCGGGTATAAGCCTACAACTGATCTTGAGTCAGGGCTGAAGAAATTTGTGCGGTGGTACATCACTTACCAGTCAAAATCGAAGAAAAAGAGCTCATGGTGA
- the LOC100853400 gene encoding amine oxidase [copper-containing] gamma 1 — MQATSYLPFCLILLVVLVLFPCSRYPLATQQYVGCSLTTPWCGSRNRKYSILETQNPKSIAHSAETTHHPLDPLSIQEINKVRAVLSSYGPFSSSFPAIQSLSLDEPEKSVVLGWKKGDPLPPRKAFVIALLNGKTQVLLVDLDSSRVTSHSTHQGSGYPTLSMDDIQVALRVPLSDPEFNKSIMARGVKLSDLGCISPSSGWFGPDEEGRRIIKIQCGSIQDTANFYMRPIEGLTVTVDIDRKEVVRISDTGREIPVPKGTNTDYRYTAQDRPPEMEPINPISMEQPKGPSFRVEDGHIVKWANWEFHLKADQRTGMIISQAKVRDSETGELRSVMYKGFASEMFVPYMDPDEAWYFKSYMDAGEFGLGGTALALVPLNDCPRNSYYMDGVFVASDGKPFIQSNMICVFERYTGDVGWRHSETFLPGFNIREARPKVTLVARIAASVGNYDYIFDWEFQTDGLIRVKVGLSGMLMVKGTPLENIHQAPNQDDMSGTLVSENVIGVVHDHFITFHLDLDIDNTDNSFVKVNLVKEETLPGQSPRKSYLKANRNVAATENDAKIKLKLYDPSEFHVINPLKRSRLGNSAGYKIVPSGTAASLLDLQDPPQLRSAFTNNQIWVTPYNRTEQWAGGLFVYQSKGEDTLAVWSDRNRPIENRDIVLWYTLGFHHIPCQEDFPIMPTVSSSFDLKPVNFFESNPVLRAAPNFEKDLPVCRPAASS; from the exons ATGCAAGCTACTTCATATCTACCCTTTTGTTTGATTCTCCTTGTGGTTTTGGTTCTTTTTCCATGTTCACGGTACCCTCTAGCCACACAACAGTACGTTGGCTGTTCTCTAACCACACCCTGGTGCGGTTCCCGGAACAGAAAATACTCGATCTTAGAGACCCAGAACCCCAAATCCATAGCTCACTCGGCTGAGACCACTCATCACCCACTAGACCCACTTAGCATACAAGAAATCAACAAGGTCCGAGCCGTCCTCTCATCATATGGAcctttctcttcctctttccCAGCAATCCAGTCGCTGTCACTGGATGAGCCTGAGAAGTCTGTAGTTCTGGGCTGGAAAAAAGGTGACCCTCTTCCCCCTAGAAAAGCCTTCGTGATTGCATTATTGAATGGCAAAACTCAAGTGCTCTTGGTGGACTTGGATTCAAGCCGGGTCACTAGCCATTCGACTCATCAGGGCTCAGGTTACCCGACCTTGTCCATGGACGACATCCAGGTGGCCTTACGGGTGCCATTATCTGATCCAGAATTTAATAAGTCCATCATGGCCCGAGGTGTTAAGTTATCGGATTTGGGGTGCATATCGCCTTCAAGTGGGTGGTTTGGGCCTGATGAGGAAGGAAGGAGGATCATAAAGATTCAGTGCGGCTCAATTCAAGATACGGCCAATTTCTATATGAGGCCCATTGAAGGGCTCACTGTAACGGTGGACATCGACAGGAAAGAGGTGGTGAGGATTTCAGATACAGGCAGAGAAATTCCGGTTCCGAAAGGGACAAACACCGACTACCGATACACAGCCCAGGACAGGCCACCAGAAATGGAGCCAATCAATCCAATTTCAATGGAGCAGCCCAAGGGGCCAAGTTTTAGAGTCGAAGATGGACATATAGTGAAATGGGCTAATTGGGAGTTCCACCTCAAGGCTGACCAACGAACCGGTATGATAATTTCCCAAGCCAAGGTTCGGGACTCGGAGACTGGTGAGCTCCGGAGTGTCATGTACAAAGGGTTTGCTTCTGAAATGTTCGTGCCTTATATGGACCCAGATGAAGCTTGGTACTTCAAATCGTACATGGATGCAGGCGAGTTTGGGCTAGGGGGGACCGCACTAGCACTTGTGCCACTAAATGACTGTCCTCGAAACTCATACTACATGGACGGGGTTTTCGTGGCATCAGATGGGAAACCCTTTATTCAGAGCAACATGATATGTGTGTTCGAGCGGTACACTGGCGATGTTGGCTGGCGACACTCTGAAACCTTCCTTCCTGGTTTTAAT ATTAGGGAAGCAAGGCCTAAGGTGACCCTTGTGGCTCGAATAGCGGCGTCAGTTGGAAACTATGACTACATCTTCGACTGGGAATTCCAAACAGATGGTCTCATTCGGGTTAAG GTTGGGCTCTCTGGAATGCTGATGGTGAAAGGAACCCCTTTGGAAAATATTCATCAAGCACCTAATCAAGATGACATGTCTGGCACTCTGGTGTCCGAAAATGTCATTGGTGTGGTTCATGATCACTTCATCACTTTCCACCTCGATCTGGATATAGATAACACTGATAATTCCTTTGTTAAGGTCAATCTGGTGAAGGAAGAGACTCTGCCAGGCCAATCACCCAGGAAGAGTTACTTGAAAGCCAACAGGAATGTGGCCGCGACCGAAAATGATGCGAAAATCAAGCTTAAGCTCTATGATCCATCAGAGTTTCACGTGATCAATCCTTTGAAGCGGTCTAGGTTGGGGAATTCAGCTGGATACAAGATTGTCCCCAGTGGCACCGCGGCTAGCTTGCTGGATTTACAAGATCCTCCTCAACTAAGAAGTGCTTTCACAAATAATCAG ATCTGGGTGACTCCATACAATCGGACTGAACAATGGGCTGGGGGGCTTTTCGTGTATCAGAGCAAGGGAGAGGATACTCTGGCCGTGTGGTCTGATAG GAACCGTCCAATTGAGAACAGAGACATTGTGTTATGGTACACCTTGGGATTCCATCACATACCATGCCAAGAAGACTTTCCAATAATGCCAACAGTATCATCAAGTTTTGATCTGAAGCCTGTTAATTTCTTTGAAAGCAATCCAGTTCTTCGGGCTGCACCCAATTTCGAAAAAGACCTTCCTGTTTGTAGACCTGCTGCATCATCTTGA